A region of the Gemmobacter fulvus genome:
CCTGGCTGCTCTGCTCGGGGCGGTGATCTCTGCCCTGCTGGCCTATCTGGTCGGGCGGCCCATCCTGCGCCTGAAGGGTTATTACCTTGGGGTGGCGAGCCTTGGCTTCGGTATCCTTGTGTCAATGGTGCTGGCCAATGAACGCTGGCTGACCAAGGGCCCGGACGGTATCGAAGTGCCGGATCTGGGGCTGCGGGCGCTGCTGAAACAGGCGGGGTTGGACCTGTCGAATGCCGAATTCTGGTATGCGTTTTCCGGGCTGTGCCTGCTGATCGGGGCCTGGCTGGCGCTGAACCTCTATAACAGCCCGACGGGCCGCGCGCTGCGCGCCCTGCACGGGTCGGAAATTGCCGCAAGGACGGTGGGGGTGGATGTTACCCGGCTGAAATTGCAGGCCTTCGTGATTTCGGCAGTCTATGCCTCGGTCTCGGGCTCCCTGCTGGCCTTGCAGAACAAGTTCATCACCCCCGATGTGGCTGGATACATGCACTCGATCGAGATGGTCACCATGGCCGTGCTGGGCGGGGCCGGATCTGTGCTGGGTGCGATCTTCGGTGCGGGCATCCTGACGCTGCTGCCGCAGGTGCTGACGGTCTTTGCCGAATATGAACAGCTTCTGCTCGGTCTTGTGATGATGCTGGTGATGATCTTCATGCGCGACGGGCTTTTGCCCTCGCTCATGCGCCGGGTGCGGGGGAGGGACGAATGAGCCTGCTGCAAGTTGAAGGTCTGGGCATCACCTTTGGCGGCCTGCGTGCCGTGAACGATGTCAGCTTTGCCCTGAACCCCGGCGAGATCGTGTCGGTGATCGGGCCGAATGGCGCGGGCAAGACCACGCTGTTCAACATGATTTCGGGCGTATATCAGCCCGGCTCCGGCAAGGTGAAGCTGAACGGCGAGGATGTGACGGCGATGAGCCCGCATCTTCTGGCGCGGCGCGGCATGTCGCGCACCTTTCAGAACCTGCAAATCTTCCAGAGCATGACCGTGCTGGAAAATGCGATTGCTGGCTACCATCTGCGCGAAAGCGGCTCGGTTCTGGCTGATCTGCTGGGCCTTCCGGCCTCGCGCCGCCGGGCCGCACTGGCCGAAGAGGGCGCGCGCGCCTTGCTGGCGCGCGTCGGGCTGGAGCGTGCGGCGGAACGCGAGGCGGGCAATCTGTCTTACGGCGCGTTGAAACGGCTGGAGATTGCCCGTGCGCTGGCGCTCGACCCCAAGGTCTTGCTGCTGGATGAACCCGCCGCAGGCTGCAATGCCGTGGAAACCGAAGAGATCGACCATCTGATTGCCGAGGTTGCGGCCTCGGGCGTGGCGATCCTGCTGGTGGAACATGACATGAAGATGGTCATGCGCATCTCCAATCACATCGTGGTGCTGGACCATGGCGAAAAGATTGCCGAAGGCGATCCGGCTACGGTCAGCCGCAACCCGGCGGTGATTGCCGCCTATCTGGGCACCGAGGAGGCCGCACATGCTCACGGTTGAAGGGCTGCGTTCGCGCTATGGGCGCATCGAGGTGCTGCATGGCATCGACCTGCGCGTCGACAGCGGCGAGATCGTGACGGTGGTGGGGGCGAATGGCGCGGGCAAGACCACGCTGTTGCGCTGCCTGTCAGGGGTGCAGCCGGTGTCGGGCGGCACAATCACCTTCCGTGGCGAGGCACTGACGCCGGTGCCCGCCTACAAGCGGCTGCGCCGGGGGCTGGCACAATCGCCCGAAGGGCGGCAGATATTCACCAACCTGTCGGTCGAAGAGAACCTGCGGCTCGGGGCCTTCCTGTTCACCGATGATCGGGTGGACAAGG
Encoded here:
- a CDS encoding ABC transporter ATP-binding protein, with protein sequence MSLLQVEGLGITFGGLRAVNDVSFALNPGEIVSVIGPNGAGKTTLFNMISGVYQPGSGKVKLNGEDVTAMSPHLLARRGMSRTFQNLQIFQSMTVLENAIAGYHLRESGSVLADLLGLPASRRRAALAEEGARALLARVGLERAAEREAGNLSYGALKRLEIARALALDPKVLLLDEPAAGCNAVETEEIDHLIAEVAASGVAILLVEHDMKMVMRISNHIVVLDHGEKIAEGDPATVSRNPAVIAAYLGTEEAAHAHG
- a CDS encoding branched-chain amino acid ABC transporter permease, whose protein sequence is MMKLSPKSATLLVLALLIAITPFFFPSGYYYRVGALIFVNGIAVTGIVILTGYAGQISLGHAGFAGIGAYACALAPVHLGLHPALAALLGAVISALLAYLVGRPILRLKGYYLGVASLGFGILVSMVLANERWLTKGPDGIEVPDLGLRALLKQAGLDLSNAEFWYAFSGLCLLIGAWLALNLYNSPTGRALRALHGSEIAARTVGVDVTRLKLQAFVISAVYASVSGSLLALQNKFITPDVAGYMHSIEMVTMAVLGGAGSVLGAIFGAGILTLLPQVLTVFAEYEQLLLGLVMMLVMIFMRDGLLPSLMRRVRGRDE